The genomic region GCCGACGCCGGTCATCGCGGCGAAGATGGCGGTCGCGGCGTTGCGCGCCGGGCCCTTCGGGAAGGTGGTCGCGATCAGGGCCAGCGCGGTGGGTGACGCGATCGCCGCGCCGACGCCCTGCAGCAGCCGGGCGATCACCAGCGTGGCCTCGTTCCAGGCCAGCCCGCACAGCACCGAGGCGATGGTGAACAGCGCGACGCCGACGAGGAAGGTCCGCTTGCGTCCGATCGTGTCGCCGAGGCGGCCGCCGAGCAGCATCAGACCGCCGAACGTCAGCACGTAGGCGGTGATGACCCAGCTGCGGCCCGCGTCGGACAGGCTGAGCTCGTCCTGGATCTGCGGGAGCGCGACGATGGCGACCGTGCTGTCCATCGTGGCCAGCAGCTGCATGCCGCCGATCGCGATGACCGCTGATATGAAGCGGCGGGAGGGGAGCCACTGCGGGTAACGACCCGATCGCTCACCGCCCGCCTGGTCCAGCTCGGTGGAGAGTGATCGTTTAGCCCGGTTTCTGGCGGCACGGCGCATAGCAGCGCGCTCTGCGTCTGGGAGAGCCGTCATACCGAATTACCTTACAGTAATCTTAGGAATCCTTTAACCGCCGAAGCCGGCGACCGCCCCGATCACGATGATCGCCGGGGGCCGGATTCCATCCTCCCTGATCCGCGCGGCGACGTCCCGCAGTTCGGCGCGCAAAGTCCGTTCCGCCGCGGTGGTGCCGTGCTGAACCACCAGCACCGGCGTATCCGCAGGTCGGCCGCCCTCCATCAGCACGTTGGCGAACAGCTCGATGCGTTCGACCGCCATCAGCAACACGATGGTGCCCGACAGCCGGGCCAGCGCATTCCAATTCACTAACGATTCGGGGTGATCCGGCGCAACATGGCCGCTGACCACCACGAACTCGTGTGTGACGTGGCGATGGGTGACCGGGACGCCGGCCAGCGCGGGCACGCCTATGGCACTCGTCACACCCGGCACGACGGTCACCGGGATGCCCGCCTCGGTGCACGCGATCACCTCTTCGTAGCCGCGTGCGAACACGAACGGATCGCCGCCCTTGAGGCGGACGACGAACTTGCCCGCCCGGGCGCGGTCGATGAGCAGGTTGTTGATCGCCTCCTGTGCCATCGCCCGCCCGTACGGGATCTTGGCGGCGTCGATGACCTCGACGTGCGGGGGCAGCTCGGCCAGCAGTTCCTGCGGGGCCAGCCGGTCGGCGACGACGACGTCGGCCTGGGCCAGCAGCCGCCGGCCGCGCACGGTGATCAGTTCGGGGTCGCCGGGCCCGCCGCCGACCAGCGCGACGCCCTCGGCGACGGTGCGCGGGGTGTCGGCGGTGATCACACCCTGCTGCAGGGCCTCGTGGATGGCGGTGCGGATGGCCGCCGAGCGGCGGTGCTCGCCGCCGGCCAGCACGCCGACCGACAGGCCCTCGTACTCGAAGGAGGCGGGGGTGACGGCGGTGCCCTGCACGGCCGCGTCGGCGCGGACGCAGAAGATGCGGCGGCGCTCGGCCTCGGCGACGATCGCGGCGTTGACGTCCGGGTCGTCGGTGGCCGCGATCGCGTACCAGGCGTCTTCGAGGTCGCCGTCGCGGTAGTCGCGCAGCTGCAGGGTGATCCCGGCCATCGCCTCGACGGCGGGGGTGGCCTCGCGGGCGATGACGTGCACGTCGGCGCCGCTGGCGACGAGCAGCGGCAGCCGTCGCTGCGCCACGCTGCCCGCGCCGACGACCACGACCTTGCGGCCGCTCAGCCGCAGGCCGACGAGATAGGCGTCTTCGGTACTCATAGCTCGGCCGTCCGCATCACCCGGCGAGCTTAGAGGTAGCCGCCGCGGCGACGAACCGGGTGATCGCCTCCGGGTGCGCGGCGGGGTGGACGTGCAGGTAGCCGGCGTGGACACCGCCACGCACGGCGCCGTCGTCGCGGCGCGGCTCGCGCAGCGCCCAGGCGGGCGGATACTGCTGGGTGAAAGTGACTGTGGTGCGGTGGAATTCGTGACCGGTCACCCGTGCGCCGATGGGATACAGCGCGGAGTCGGTGACGGCGACGGCGTCGCGGTAGCCCAGGGTGAGACGCTCGGTGAAGCGCGCCGACCCGGACAGCACCCCGCACATCGGATGGCCGTCGAGGTCGTCGACCAGGTAGGTCAGCCCCGCGCACTCGGCGTGGACGGGCGCCCCGGTGGCGGCGAGCGCCCGGATCTCGGCGCGCACGGTCTCGTTGGCCGACAGCTCGGCGACGAACTCCTCCGGGAAGCCGCCCGGGACGACGAGCGCGTCGGTGTCCGGCGGCAGCGTGTCGGTGAGCGGGTCGAACGCGACGACCTCGGCGCCTGCCGCGGTGAGCAGTTCGCGGTGTTCCGGGTAGCCGAAGGTGAACGCCCGGCCCGCGGCGAGCGCCACCGTCGCGCGGCCGACGGGTTCTGCGGTGTGCGGATCCCACGGGGCGGCGCTGACGGTCGCGGCGGCCAGCGCGGTGACGGCGGCCAGATCGGTGTGGCGGGCGACCAGCTCGGTCATCGCGTCGACGGCGGCGCGGGCCCGCTGCCCGTGCTCTGTCGCGGTGACCAGGCCGAGATGCCTTGACGGAACGGCGAGTTCGTCGGCCCGCGGGATGGCGCCGAGCACCGGCAGGCCGACCTGGTCGCAGGCCTGGCGCAGCACCTGCTCGTGGCGGGGTGAACCGACCCGGTTGAGGATCACGCCCGCGACTCGCACCGCGGAGTCGAACGTCGAGAAGCCGTGCAGCAGAGCGGCGATGCTGTGGCTCTGCCCCCGCGCGTCGACCACCAGCACGACGGGCGCGCCGAGCAGGGCGGCGACGTGGGCGGTCGAACCGACCGCGACACCCACGCTGTCGGCGGTGATGCGGCCGTCGAACAGGCCCATCACCCCTTCGACGACCGCGATGTCGGCGTCGTCGCTGCCGTGCCGGTACAGCGGGCCGACCAGGTGTTCGCCCTGCAGGACGGGGTCGAGGTTGCGGCCGGGGCGCCCGGTCGCGAGCGCGTGGTAGCCGGGGTCGATGTAGTCGGGGCCGACCTTGAACGGCGCCACGGTGTGCCCGGCCCGTCGCAGTGCCCCCATCAGACCCGTTGCGACCGTGGTCTTTCCGCTGCCCGAGGCCGGCGCGGCGATGACGACCGCCGGCGTCACGACGCTCCCCCTGCGCGAGCGTGCGTGTCTGCACACGACACGCCGGGAAATCGCAACAGTTTGCGCACGCTCGCGACGGGCCCGCGGGGCCCGCGGGGCGAGGTGCCGCCGCCGAGTTCTACGCCAGGGTCGCGACTCGGCGAAAACCACAACCCTGGTGCAGAACTCGACGAGAGGTCGTGCGAGCCCTGTCGTGCGCGGACCGCTGGCACCGGCGCGCTCGGGGGAGCACGGTCGCGGACGAGGCGCCAGTCACCACTCGATGCCCTTCTGGCCTTTACGGCCGACGTCCATCGGGTGCTTGACCTTCGTCATCTCGGTCACCAGGTCGGCGGCGTCGATCAGGGCCTGCGGGGCGTCGCGGCCGGTGATCACGACGTGCTGCGTGCCCGGCCGCGAGGTCAGCACCGACACCACCTCGTCGACGTCGATCCAGCCCCACTTCAGCGGGTAGGTGAACTCGTCGAGCACGTAGAAGTCGTGACGCTGTTCGGCGAGCCGGCGGGTGATCTCAGTCCAGCCCTCCACCGCGGCGGCCGCGTGGTCGTCCTCACTGCCCTGTTTACGCGTCCACGACCAGCCCGAGCCCATCTTGTGCCACTGCACCGGTCCGCCGACGCCGTGCTCGTCGTGCAGCTTGCCGAGCTCCCGGAACGCCGCCTCCTCGCCGACCCGCCACTTCGCGCTCTTGACGAACTGGAACACCGCGATGTCGAAGCCCTGGTTCCACGCCCGCAGCGCCATCCCGAACGCGGCGGTCGACTTGCCCTTACCGGGACCGGTGTGCACGGCCAGCACCGGGGCGTTGCGGCGGGCCCGGGTGGTCAGCCCGTCGTCGGGGATGGTGAGTGGTCGGCCCTGCGGCATGGCGACTCCTGTCTTAGGCGGCGGTGCGGACGACGTCGGTGAGGCTGTCGGCGCGCAGCTGGGCCAGCCGCACCGCCGGGGCACCCAGCTGCCTGGCGAGGTCCTCGGCCAGTCCGAGCCGCACGAAGGAGGTCTCGCAGTCGACGACCACCGCGGCGGCGCCCTCGGCAACCAGTCGGGCCGCCGCCGCCCGCATCCGGCCCAGCGGATCGTGGCCGCCGGTCGCGCGGCCGTCGGTGAGGACCACCACCAGGCAGCGCCGCGCCCGGTCGCGGGCCTTCTCCCGCACCACGATGTCGCGGGCCGCCAGCAGACCCTCCGCCAGCGGCGTCTTGCCGCCGGTGTCGAAGCGCGCCAGCCGCCGTCCGGCGATGTGCACCGACGACGTCGGCGGCAGCAGCACCTGCGCGCCCTGGCCGCGGAACGTCACGACGGCGACCTTGTCGCGGCGCTGGTAGGCGTCGCGCAGCAGCGACAGCGCCGCCCCGCCGACGGCCGCCATCCGGTCTCGCGCGGCCATCGACCCCGACGCGTCGACGACGAAGATCACCAGGTTGCCCTCGCGGCCCTCCCGGACCGCCCGCCGGATGTCGTCGGGCTGTGGGCGGATCCGCCCGGGCTGAGGCTGTCGTTCGACGGCGGCCAGCAACGTGCCGAACATGTGCACGCCGTAACCGGTTCGGCCGTCGGGCGCCGCCGCGATGGTCTTACCGGTGCGGTTGCGGGCCCGGGACCGTCGCCCCGGGGCGCCCTCCCCCACCCCGGGCACGACCAGCGAGCGGGTGCGGAACACCGCCGACGGCGGCGCGCTCGGCCGCGTCGCGGGCGGCGACGAGGGCGTCCCCGTACTTGAATTCTGTTGCGGCACATCGCCGTCAGAGCCGTCCGGCGATCCGCCGCCGGGCGGCTCGTCATCGGGGCCGTCCGGCCCTTCCTCGGCGGCCTCATTGGCCGACGCCAACGCCTCGTCGAGCTGCCCCGGATCCAGGCCCGGGTCGTCGAACGGGTCGCGCCGGCGCCGGTGCGGCAGCGCGAGTTCGGCGGCGACCCGGATGTCCTCCTCGGTCACCGTGTCGGCTCCGCGCCACGCCGCGTGCGCGACGGCGGTGCGGGCGACGACGAGGTCGGCGCGCATCCCGTCGACGTCGAACGCCGCACACAGCGCCGCGATCCGGCGTAATTCGCTGTCCGGCAACGACACCGAGCCGACGGCGGCGCGCGCGGCGGCGACCCGGCGGGCCAGTTCGGCGTCGGCGTCGGCGTAGCTCGCCGCGAACCCCTCGGGATCGGTCTCGTAGGCCATCCGGGCGCGGATCACCTCGACGCGGGTGTCGACGTCGCGGGAGGCGCGCACGTCGACGGTCAACCCGAACCGGTCCAGCAGCTGCGGACGCAGTTCGCCCTCTTCGGGATTCATCGTGCCGATCAGGACGAACCGCGCGTCGTGACTGTAGGAGACACCATCGCGTTCGACGTGCACGCGGCCCATCGCGGCGGCGTCGAGCAGCACGTCGACCAGGTGGTCGTGCAGCAGGTTGACCTCGTCGACGTAGAGCACCCCGCCGTGGGCGCGGGCCAGCAGGCCCGGCGAGAACGCGTGCTCGCCGTCGCGCAGCACCTTCTGCAGGTCGATCGAGCCGACCACGCGGTCCTCGGTGGCGCCGATGGGCAGTTCGACGAGTGAGCCGCCGTCGACGGCGTGCAGGATCGCGGCCAGGCCGCGCACCGCCGTGGATTTCGCGGTTCCCTTCTCGCCGCGGATCAGGACCCCTCCGATGTCGGGGCGGACGGCGCACAGCAGGAGCGCCAGTCGCAGCCGGTCGTGGCCGACGATCGCGCTGAAGGGATATGTCACGGCTTCAGCATAGGGACGTGCGGAATGCCGTCCTCGAGGAACTCCTCGCCGTCGCGGACGAAGCCCAGCCGCCCGTAGAACTCTTCCAGGTAGGTCTGGGCGTTGATGTGGCACGGGTAGTCGCCGACCTCGGCCAGCGCGGCCTGCAGCAGCCGGGTGCTGTGCCCGTGTCC from Mycolicibacterium phlei harbors:
- the cobA gene encoding uroporphyrinogen-III C-methyltransferase, which encodes MSTEDAYLVGLRLSGRKVVVVGAGSVAQRRLPLLVASGADVHVIAREATPAVEAMAGITLQLRDYRDGDLEDAWYAIAATDDPDVNAAIVAEAERRRIFCVRADAAVQGTAVTPASFEYEGLSVGVLAGGEHRRSAAIRTAIHEALQQGVITADTPRTVAEGVALVGGGPGDPELITVRGRRLLAQADVVVADRLAPQELLAELPPHVEVIDAAKIPYGRAMAQEAINNLLIDRARAGKFVVRLKGGDPFVFARGYEEVIACTEAGIPVTVVPGVTSAIGVPALAGVPVTHRHVTHEFVVVSGHVAPDHPESLVNWNALARLSGTIVLLMAVERIELFANVLMEGGRPADTPVLVVQHGTTAAERTLRAELRDVAARIREDGIRPPAIIVIGAVAGFGG
- a CDS encoding magnesium chelatase subunit D family protein gives rise to the protein MTYPFSAIVGHDRLRLALLLCAVRPDIGGVLIRGEKGTAKSTAVRGLAAILHAVDGGSLVELPIGATEDRVVGSIDLQKVLRDGEHAFSPGLLARAHGGVLYVDEVNLLHDHLVDVLLDAAAMGRVHVERDGVSYSHDARFVLIGTMNPEEGELRPQLLDRFGLTVDVRASRDVDTRVEVIRARMAYETDPEGFAASYADADAELARRVAAARAAVGSVSLPDSELRRIAALCAAFDVDGMRADLVVARTAVAHAAWRGADTVTEEDIRVAAELALPHRRRRDPFDDPGLDPGQLDEALASANEAAEEGPDGPDDEPPGGGSPDGSDGDVPQQNSSTGTPSSPPATRPSAPPSAVFRTRSLVVPGVGEGAPGRRSRARNRTGKTIAAAPDGRTGYGVHMFGTLLAAVERQPQPGRIRPQPDDIRRAVREGREGNLVIFVVDASGSMAARDRMAAVGGAALSLLRDAYQRRDKVAVVTFRGQGAQVLLPPTSSVHIAGRRLARFDTGGKTPLAEGLLAARDIVVREKARDRARRCLVVVLTDGRATGGHDPLGRMRAAAARLVAEGAAAVVVDCETSFVRLGLAEDLARQLGAPAVRLAQLRADSLTDVVRTAA
- a CDS encoding cobyrinate a,c-diamide synthase, which produces MTPAVVIAAPASGSGKTTVATGLMGALRRAGHTVAPFKVGPDYIDPGYHALATGRPGRNLDPVLQGEHLVGPLYRHGSDDADIAVVEGVMGLFDGRITADSVGVAVGSTAHVAALLGAPVVLVVDARGQSHSIAALLHGFSTFDSAVRVAGVILNRVGSPRHEQVLRQACDQVGLPVLGAIPRADELAVPSRHLGLVTATEHGQRARAAVDAMTELVARHTDLAAVTALAAATVSAAPWDPHTAEPVGRATVALAAGRAFTFGYPEHRELLTAAGAEVVAFDPLTDTLPPDTDALVVPGGFPEEFVAELSANETVRAEIRALAATGAPVHAECAGLTYLVDDLDGHPMCGVLSGSARFTERLTLGYRDAVAVTDSALYPIGARVTGHEFHRTTVTFTQQYPPAWALREPRRDDGAVRGGVHAGYLHVHPAAHPEAITRFVAAAATSKLAG
- the cobO gene encoding cob(I)yrinic acid a,c-diamide adenosyltransferase, which codes for MPQGRPLTIPDDGLTTRARRNAPVLAVHTGPGKGKSTAAFGMALRAWNQGFDIAVFQFVKSAKWRVGEEAAFRELGKLHDEHGVGGPVQWHKMGSGWSWTRKQGSEDDHAAAAVEGWTEITRRLAEQRHDFYVLDEFTYPLKWGWIDVDEVVSVLTSRPGTQHVVITGRDAPQALIDAADLVTEMTKVKHPMDVGRKGQKGIEW